From a region of the Bradyrhizobium diazoefficiens genome:
- a CDS encoding LysR family transcriptional regulator, with the protein MDIRHFRYFVAVAEALSFAKAARDLNMSQPPLSKRIADLEGELGVKLFDRTSKKVTLTKAGETFLPQARNAVQGFDAALRVVRSLSPSRSRRLRIAVLPETSRSMLLSLINRLRQEQVEVQVLEASTSEQQRLLTVGEIDVGVLRHPFEERGFRVSPPLGQPMGVVIDVEHPLAKQDKLLLSDLGPYPLVHFQRHLAPGLYDELLNLCRAGGYDPPRILQIARMAKAFLRTEFAVALAPEWLAKRRSETASKEFVWRPLEGAPIHWWTSVVCRADEYVGVTRVAVDVTYAAVQQYEKWVPMPRPAIGRRSDADFVRHKAPQATTLRARKRLVSQRAR; encoded by the coding sequence ATGGACATTAGGCACTTTCGTTATTTTGTGGCAGTTGCGGAAGCTCTCAGTTTCGCAAAGGCGGCTCGCGACCTGAACATGAGCCAGCCACCCCTCTCAAAGCGGATCGCCGATCTCGAAGGCGAGCTGGGCGTAAAACTGTTTGACCGTACCAGCAAAAAGGTGACTTTGACCAAAGCAGGGGAGACGTTCCTGCCGCAAGCCCGCAATGCCGTGCAAGGATTTGACGCGGCTCTGCGTGTCGTCCGATCACTGTCGCCGAGCCGGTCACGGCGCCTTCGGATTGCAGTTCTTCCGGAAACTTCGCGCAGCATGTTGTTAAGCCTCATAAACCGCCTGCGGCAGGAGCAAGTGGAAGTACAAGTTCTTGAGGCCTCGACATCGGAGCAACAGCGTCTGTTGACGGTGGGAGAAATAGATGTCGGTGTTCTTCGACATCCGTTCGAGGAGCGGGGGTTTCGGGTCTCCCCGCCACTTGGGCAACCTATGGGCGTCGTGATTGACGTCGAGCACCCACTTGCAAAACAAGATAAACTGCTTTTGTCCGATTTAGGTCCCTATCCACTTGTGCATTTTCAACGCCACTTGGCCCCAGGTCTTTACGACGAACTGCTGAATCTTTGCCGCGCTGGAGGTTACGATCCTCCACGAATTTTGCAAATCGCGAGGATGGCAAAGGCGTTTCTCAGGACTGAGTTTGCAGTAGCGCTCGCCCCAGAGTGGCTTGCTAAGCGGCGCAGCGAGACCGCGTCAAAAGAATTTGTTTGGAGGCCTCTGGAAGGGGCGCCAATCCACTGGTGGACGTCAGTCGTCTGCAGAGCAGATGAGTACGTCGGAGTGACACGTGTAGCTGTCGATGTCACATACGCAGCGGTACAGCAGTACGAAAAATGGGTGCCGATGCCCCGTCCGGCTATTGGTCGACGCAGTGACGCAGACTTCGTAAGGCATAAGGCACCCCAAGCTACTACGCTTCGCGCCCGTAAACGCTTAGTGAGCCAGCGAGCGAGGTGA